In Strongyloides ratti genome assembly S_ratti_ED321, scaffold srae_chrx_scaffold0000002, a single window of DNA contains:
- a CDS encoding Collagen alpha-5(IV) chain, which yields MESESRIKAYRFVAYTAVTFSFLAVLLVCVTLPMVYNFVSHVKKQMNTEMTFCKGSARDIWSEVNQLRTFAIDPKNRTARNAEYDGGDGGSRYDAGKGSQSSAPAQTVISSASSSIDNSACDGCCLPGPPGPTGAPGKAGKPGKPGAPGLPGNSGLPPVQPCEPATPPPCHPCPPGPPGPPGPPGFPGEPGTPGLPGKPGEDGTPGENGPRGPPGPVGEAGQPGPSGPPGNPAANEPPVIGEQGPPGEPGNPGPPGPTGPLGSDGSDGPPGPKGPTGPEGDIGAPGPQGPPGEAGEVGVPGEKGICPKYCAIDGGIFFEDGTRR from the exons aTGGAATCTGAAAGTCGTATTAAAGCATACAGATTTGTTGCTTATACTGCTGTAACATTCTCATTTTTGGCAGTATTATTAGTATGTGTTACTCTTCCTATGGTTTACAATTTTGTAAGTCATGTCAAGAAACAAATGAATACAGAAATGACTTTCTGTAAG GGATCAGCAAGAGACATTTGGTCTGAAGTTAATCAACTAAGAACATTTGCAATTGATCCTAAAAACAGAACTGCACGTAATGCTGAATATGATGGTGGAGATGGTGGTAGTCGTTATGATGCTGGAAAAGGTTCTCAATCATCAGCTCCTGCTCAAACAGTTATCTCATCTGCTTCATCATCAATAGATAATTCAGCTTGTGATGGTTGTTGTCTTCCAGGGCCTCCTGGACCAACAGGAGCACCAGGAAAAGCTGGAAAACCAGGTAAACCAGGAGCACCAGGATTACCAGGAAATTCTGGATTACCACCTGTTCAACCTTGTGAACCAGCAACACCACCACCATGCCATCCATGCCCACCAGGACCACCAGGACCACCAGGTCCACCAGGATTTCCAGGTGAGCCTGGAACACCAGGATTACCAGGAAAACCAGGTGAAGATGGAACACCAGGAGAAAATGGTCCAAGAGGACCTCCAGGACCAGTAGGAGAAGCAGGTCAACCAGGACCAAGCGGACCACCAGGAAATCCAGCTGCAAATGAACCACCAGTTATTGGTGAACAAGGACCACCAGGAGAACCAGGAAATCCAGGACCTCCAGGACCAACAGGACCACTAGGAAGTGATGGCTCAGATGGTCCACCAGGACCTAAAGGACCAACAGGACCAGAAGGAGATATCGGAGCACCAGGACCACAAGGACCTCCAGGAGAAGCAGGAGAAGTAGGAGTACCAGGAGAAAAAGGTATCTGTCCAAAATATTGTGCAATCGATGGAGGAATCTTTTTCGAAGATGGAACCAGACGTTAA